In the Scylla paramamosain isolate STU-SP2022 chromosome 14, ASM3559412v1, whole genome shotgun sequence genome, one interval contains:
- the LOC135106846 gene encoding gamma-butyrobetaine dioxygenase-like isoform X3, whose protein sequence is MLKVCWEGGKEEVYPYVWLKDNCRCPSCYHKVSHSRLTFIEETDLKAEPISVQRFQVIEGGQQVEVVWQDVHHSTYGTEWLHSRGFSEESRQARDSRYRLERKFWGSESLDDFPEVSFKEVITDDVALLEWLRQLEVYGFVKVKDAPAEIGQVRRLAERIAFIRKTHYGEDFTVQAKPDPSNVAYLNGPLQLHADLPYYEYKPGVQFIHCITQYEGVGGDSQITDAIHVARQLQKECPEHYRLLTDTPVDWFDIGTDETGEFYKLLRLPVICTDKNGQIRRINMSQPQRDSHFSVPPGEVTAWYAAMVAYYRLLSDPKYCLQFKMTPGTIITFDNLRIVHGRTGYFSGPGERHVQGCYLDWDEVRSRRRVLETKIDPYRSLYNQ, encoded by the exons AACTGCCGCTGTCCTTCTTGCTATCATAAGGTGTCACACTCCAGGCTCACCTTTATAGAGGAGACTGACCTGAAAGCTGAACCCATCAGTGTCCAG CGATTCCAGGTAATAGAAGGAGGGCAGcaagtggaggtggtgtggCAGGATGTCCATCACAGCACGTACGGGACTGAGTGGCTGCATTCACGCGGTTTTAGTGAGGAGAGTCGTCAGGCGCGGGACAGCCGGTATAG GCTAGAAAGAAAGTTCTGGGGCTCTGAATCTTTGGATGATTTCCCTGAAGTATCGTTCAAAGAGGTGATAACAGACGACGTGGCCTTGCTGGAATGGTTGAGGCAGCTGGAGGTATATGGCTTTGTCAAAGTGAAAGACGCGCCAGCAGAAATAGGTCAGGTTCGTCGCCTGGCTGAAAGAATCGCTTTCATAAGGAAGACACATTACGg GGAGGATTTCACTGTACAAGCCAAGCCGGACCCTAGCAACGTTGCTTATCTGAATGGGCCGCTCCAGCTCCACGCTGATCTTCCTTACTATGAATACAAGCCTGGA GTGCAGTTCATCCACTGTATCACGCAGTacgagggagtgggaggggacTCTCAAATCACGGACGCTATTCACGTGGCTCGTCAGCTTCAAAAGGAGTGTCCAGAACACTACCGCCTCCTCACCGACACGCCAGTTGATTGGTTTGACATCGGCACGGACGAGACTGGCGAGTTCTACAAACTTCTGCGTCTGCCAGTAATCTG TACAGATAAGAATGGTCAAATACGTCGTATCAATATGAGTCAGCCTCAGCGTGACTCCCACTTCTCTGTGCCCCCTGGCGAGGTCACTGCATGGTATGCTGCGATGGTCGCCTACTATCGCCTGCTTTCCGATCCCAAGTACTGTCTGCAGTTTAAAATGACCCCAG GTACCATCATAACCTTTGACAACCTGAGGATCGTGCACGGCCGAACTGGTTACTTTTCAGGGCCGGGCGAGAGGCACGTGCAGGGCTGCTACTTGGACTGGGACGAGGTCAGGTCACGCAGGCGGGTGCTGGAGACTAAGATTGATCCTTACCGGTCATTGTATAATCAATGA